The following nucleotide sequence is from Salvia splendens isolate huo1 chromosome 2, SspV2, whole genome shotgun sequence.
TCATACCAAAAGATGGAAGTAGCTCTCCTGATCGTGTCATGGACAATCCACTATCCCAAAACCCAGGTAGAATTTTGGTCTTGCTGAAATGCTTTCTGTGTTTCTGAGCTATTTGTAACTGGTGGTGTGCCTCTCTTAGATAGCATGTGGGGTCGATTCTTCAAAATTTCTGAACTGGAGAGAATGTTGGATCAAGATTTGACGCGCTTGTATCCTGAAAGAGACAGCTATTTCCAGACAAGTGTATGCCAAGGCATGTTAAGGCGGATTTTGCTGCTCTGGTGCCTTAGAAACCCAGAATATGGCTACAGACAAGGTAGGTTCATATTGTTTGTATCTGGTCTTTCTGGTCCTTTAGTTTGTGGAAGATGTATACATTTAGAAGGTTATTTTCATTCTAAAGGTTATTTTATGGGTTCTTTTAGGTCTGAAAATAAACCTCGGATTATCTCTAAACTTATTTTGTGGAGCAGTGTAAAGTTACATCCTGTCAAAAGAATTCCCTTTTGTGGAAGAATACAGTTAAACTTTGACTATACATTGTTTACATTGAGGCATTTAATCGATTGCCCAATCTTCAAAAGTTCTTGTTGTTGGCTAAATGGGACCAAGGAGcgtatattttttaatacattctgaattttagaaaatttgttTAATCTTTTAGTCCTTGGTACTGATGCGTCTCTCTAAACTGTACTTTCAGGTATGCATGAAATCTTGGCTCCCCTGTTATATGTTCTTCATATTGATGTGGAAAATCTGTCAGAAGTGAAAAGAACATATGCTGACCACTTTGTTGATAAATTTGATGGCTTCTCATTTCATGAAAATGACTTGACATACAAATTTGACTTCAAGAAATTCTCAGAGTCCCAGGGAGATAATAATGGATTTGAAAACACTTCTGCAAAAGCTAGTAGTCTCTATGAATTTGATCCTGAGATTCAAACTACAGTTTTACTAAATGATGCCTATGGAGCAGAAGGTGAACTTGGCATTGTCTTGTCTGAGAAATTTATGGAACATGATGCCTATTCCATGTTTGATTCTTTGATGAGTGGATCTGGTGGTGCCATAGCAATGGCCAAGTTTTACTCTCATCCTTCTGGGAAGCCACATACCGGACCCCCTCCTGTAATTGAAGCTTCTTCTGCCCTTTATCACTTGCTTTACAATGTTGATTCATCTCTTCATTCTCACCTTGTAGAGTTGGGAGTTGAACCCCAGTATTTTGCACTTCGCTGGCTACGGGTATTATTTGGACGTGAATTTTCTTTGGAAGAGCTTCTGGTAATCTGGGATGAAATTTTTGCACATGAAAATACGGTGTCTAGTCCTGCTGTTGCTTGTGATGCTGAATCCAACTTTGCACTTCTTGAGTCACCTAGGGGAGCATTCATATGCGCTTTTGCAGTTTCTATGATACTTAACTTGAGGTCTTCATTGCTTGCCACTGAGAATGCTACTATCTCTCTTCAGAGATTGTTGAATTTTCCTGATGATACTAAACTTGCAAAGCTATTGGCGAAGGCAAAATCCTTGTGTGCCATCGGCAGAGATGCAAACAAGTTAACCCCTGTGCCAATTCAATCAGAGTCATATGACAGAAGGAAGTCAAACGTAACTAGGGGTCATAGCCTTTCTATGGATTCTTCTTCTACAAATACTCCTCCAACTGTGGTACCTGATAGCTACTGGGAAGAGAAATGGAGAGTTTTgcataaagaaaaaggaaataagcTAAGTGCTGGGGGAGATCAAGTTCCAAATCGCAGAAACGGTTGGTCAGAAAGAGTAAGACTCCACTTGTCTAGGACTGAATCCGATCCTTCCCCATcaaagaaaaatgaaagaaCCAAAATTCCAAAGCCATTTGTCAGGAGAAGTTTGTTGGATGATCTTGCACGGAAGCTTGGAGCAGATGAAGATACTAAAGAGGATACAGTGTCTGATGCAGATGTTGGCATCGGGGGTTCAGTGGATGTCAACAGAGAAGATGTAACTGATAAAAACTATGAGAGTTCATCAAGTGCTGCTGGGAGTGAAGACAATTCTTCCAATTTCTCAGAGCCTTCTGGTCCTATTCATAGAAGTAGTGATAATGTGAACGAAGTAGAAAGAAGTAGTGTTGCATCAAACTCATCAATGGATGAAAATGATGCTCGGATATGTGTTAATGGTCCTGAATGCTCCCCTCTGCCTGTCTCGAATCCAtttgatgaaaatgaaaatgatactCAGATGTGTGTAGATAATCCTGAATGCTCCCATGTATATGTCTCAAGCCACCATGACGGCGGCTCATCAAAATCAGCAGGAAATGATGAGGCTGTAGGGAAATTAGCTACAGGGATAAAGGAGATTAAACATCTATCTGGGAAGTTTCAGTGGTTATGGAAGTTTGGAAGGAATGTGAACGAGGGCACATCTGTGAGAACTGTTCCTGAGGATGCAAAAGCTTGCAGTAACGGAATTGACCAGAacaattttgttgatatttccACTGCCGATGGGTGTAACTGCTCATCTGAAACCAGCAAGGGGGAGACAGTGGACCAAAATTTGAGGGTTAGTTGGAAGAATATTGGTCAATCCATGATTGAGAACATTCAGGTACTTATTTAAACCGTGCTTAAGTTTTTATGTTAGGGACAAAGGGTCTCAGTACCCTAGTCTAGTTTCTATTGTCATAATTGTCACATTTATTTCTTCCATGATCGGTTCTCATATAATTTGGTATGGAAACTGGGTTTATTTGAGAAATTCAAGGAATTTCATTGAGAGCAACAAGCTTGACCATGTTATCTGTAAAAGGTCTTTCCCATGCATGGTTATATAATCTGTGTAGTGTAGCAACGGCATCTTCCAACAGATCTACTTGAACCTTGCAGGTGC
It contains:
- the LOC121792296 gene encoding TBC1 domain family member 5 homolog B-like, whose translation is MDNPLSQNPDSMWGRFFKISELERMLDQDLTRLYPERDSYFQTSVCQGMLRRILLLWCLRNPEYGYRQGMHEILAPLLYVLHIDVENLSEVKRTYADHFVDKFDGFSFHENDLTYKFDFKKFSESQGDNNGFENTSAKASSLYEFDPEIQTTVLLNDAYGAEGELGIVLSEKFMEHDAYSMFDSLMSGSGGAIAMAKFYSHPSGKPHTGPPPVIEASSALYHLLYNVDSSLHSHLVELGVEPQYFALRWLRVLFGREFSLEELLVIWDEIFAHENTVSSPAVACDAESNFALLESPRGAFICAFAVSMILNLRSSLLATENATISLQRLLNFPDDTKLAKLLAKAKSLCAIGRDANKLTPVPIQSESYDRRKSNVTRGHSLSMDSSSTNTPPTVVPDSYWEEKWRVLHKEKGNKLSAGGDQVPNRRNGWSERVRLHLSRTESDPSPSKKNERTKIPKPFVRRSLLDDLARKLGADEDTKEDTVSDADVGIGGSVDVNREDVTDKNYESSSSAAGSEDNSSNFSEPSGPIHRSSDNVNEVERSSVASNSSMDENDARICVNGPECSPLPVSNPFDENENDTQMCVDNPECSHVYVSSHHDGGSSKSAGNDEAVGKLATGIKEIKHLSGKFQWLWKFGRNVNEGTSVRTVPEDAKACSNGIDQNNFVDISTADGCNCSSETSKGETVDQNLRVSWKNIGQSMIENIQVLESVFQQDRGGQVAGSSENLSKNGLVGKGQVTATAALKELRKISNLLSEM